The following are encoded together in the Vanrija pseudolonga chromosome 7, complete sequence genome:
- the klp6 gene encoding Kinesin-like protein 6, whose translation MAYLMDDNAMRICIRPRPWNEKELPHLAQHTPTPIFLGDGNFSAARKPLPGGAIREIVEVIDNRQIDFDKPEAGSETKRGAVGGRRYKNRRYVFDHVFKMEATQEQVYQNTAKPLLDGVLKGYNATVFAYGATGCGKTHTISGCADDPGVIVRTMSDLFELIEESKDRYETQLEVLMVEIYNETIRDLLHDEFPAPMPPGGLKLLENEKERVTIAEVTIRTPQSVGEVMELVLLGNERRSTSYTESNSVSSRSHAVLQINVSRKSKSPDVDMDNDAVSQDSSSATLSIIDLAGSERAAATRNMGDRMKEGANINKSLLALSSCISALCGAQRNGSKPHVPYRNSKLTRLLKFSLGGNCRTVMIVCVSPSSKDMEDTSNTLVWADRAKSVKMTVSRNTGGTHVSARQYVQLIAELREQNKLLEQRLKDNDGEESATKKRKREDAQRKATEAMDIVRAKVAEGKASIEEGAELRAKWDASKIATSYLETRRGEIESDEDCVDRNWEERYLTDLVSKQTEAFDNNRLVQATVQKEEDLKRSLETLFTQTVANTFADPDDPILHNVSLQVDVHRSRVSASVQDARIRGYRAALGVANDALARGAVAFARIQALAQQQQSALMQLVESGTTDPETIRLHFKHAREATARSEMEVANIFGALSRYDGQLPAALPPTPSRHTADVSMMSFRNNPKSPARKRIMKVIEGKGGFERGLVSPRKSVLTKGLREPTRTFRARFGDETGEGELKQVFNYRPRGSQSPSFEIETDDDSAEWEEMRDDLKGLPAPAPSTLNTSPIAPFSVLPPVEATPAPIPAPSVLSAASSSTSDADIPEWKKNRILMGKGGGTSALGGENLSMAAPQLPEGGADSKHGGVGLGRPARVRSSVGPLSELRQLPTAPRASLSASNLMKPTAASAARSTAAELTSSPGAGNRRLSLRHDRQKIHGKGPYARPSLIPSPVGSPAENAVPGSSTTAGVRRAMAAPRGRSSTMGPLQTLAAESSNAAGAGAAAPATGATLKPRPSMQKLGGENTAPPWR comes from the exons ATGGCGTACCTCATGGACGACAATGCCATGCGCATCTGCA TCCGCCCACGCCCTTGGAACGAGAAGGAACTGCCCCATCTCGCTCAACACACCCCAACACCCATCTTCCTTGGTGATGGCAACTTTAGTGCTGCGCGCAAGCCGCTCCCAGGCGGAGCGATCCGCGAGATTGTCG AGGTCATCGACAACCGCCAGATCGACTTTGACAAGCCTGAGGCCGGGTCTGAGACGAAACGCGGAGCCGTAGGCGGGAGGCGGTACAAGAATCGTCG CTATGTCTTTGACCATGTGTTCAAGATGGAGGCTACCCAGGAGCAGGTGTACCAGAACACTGCGAAGCCATTGCTTGATGGTGTGCTCAAGGGCTACAACGCGACCGTGTTTGCCTATGGA GCAACCGGCTGCGGCAAGACGCACACCATCAGTGGATGTGCCGACGACCCTGGCGTTATTGTCCGCACCATGAGCGACTTGTTCGAGCTTATCGAGGAGTCCAAGGATCGCTACGAGACGCAGCTCGAGGTCCTGATGGTCGAGATTTACAACGAGACTATTCGCGACCTGCTTCACGACGAGTTCCCGGCGCCGATGCCACCGGGAGGCCTGAAGCTTCTAGAGAATGAAAAGGAGCGGGTGACGATCGCCGAAGTCACTATCAGGACACCACAgtcggtcggcgaggtcatgGAGCTCGTGTTATTAGGCAACGAGCGTCGCTCGACCTCTTACACCGAGTCCAACAGCGTCTCGTCTCGCTCTCACGCCGTCCTCCAGATCAATGTCTCGCGCAAGTCGAAGAGCCCCGATGTGGACATGGACAACGACGCCGTCAGCCAGGACTCTTCATCCGCAACTCTGTCCATCATCGACCTGGCTGgaagcgagcgcgccgcggctaCCCGCAACATGGGCGACCGCATGAAGGAGGGAGCCAACATCAACAAGTCTCTTCTCGCACTCAGCAGTTGTATCAGTGCCCTGTGCGGCGCGCAGAGGAACGGCTCCAAGCCCCACGTCCCATACCGCAACTCGAAACTCACGCGTCTCCTGAAATTCTCCCTTGGCGGCAACTGCCGCACCGTCATGATCGTCTGTGTGTCGCCCAGTTCCAAGGACATGGAGGACACAAGCAACACTCTGGTGTGGGCGGATCGTGCAAAGAGCGTCAAGATGACCGTCTCGCGCAACACTGGCGGCACGCATGTCAGTGCCCGCCAATACGTCCAgctcatcgccgagctccgcgaaCAGAACAAGCttctcgagcagcgcctcaAGGACAACGACGGAGAGGAGAGTGCCaccaagaagcgcaagagAGAAGATGCACAGAGAAAGGCAACCGAGGCGATGGACATCGTTCgggccaaggtcgccgaaGGCAAGGCCTCCATCGAGGAAGGTGCCGAGTTGCGAGCCAAATGGGACGCTTCCAAGATCGCCACAAGCTACCTCGAGACCAGGCGTGGCGAAatcgagtcggacgaggacTGTGTCGACCGCAACTGGGAGGAGAGGTACCTCACCGATCTCGTCTCGAAGCAGACTGAGGCGTTTGACAACAACCGCCTGGTCCAGGCCACTGTTCAGAAGGAGGAAGACCTCAAGAGGTCTTTGGAGACCCTCTTCACTCAGACCGTCGCCAACACCTTTGCCGACCCAGACGACCCGATCCTTCACAACGTGTCCCTCCAGGTGGACGTGCACCGCTCTCGCGTCTCTGCGTCTGTGCAGGATGCCCGCATCAGGGGCTACCGTGCCGCTCTTGGAGTCGCCAACgatgccctcgcccgcggTGCCGTTGCTTTCGCGCGTATCCAGGCCcttgcccagcagcagcaaagcGCTCTTATGCAGCTGGTCGAGTCGGGCACTACAGACCCCGAGACAATCCGCCTGCACTTCAAGCACGCTCGCGAGGCCACGGCACGGTCCGAGATGGAGGTCGCCAACATCTTCGGCGCCCTCTCGCGTTACGACGGCCAGCTGCCAGCTGCCCTCCCTCCTACCCCCTCCCGCCATACCGCAGACGTGTCGATGATGTCGTTCAGAAACAACCCCAAGTCTCCCGCCCGCAAGCGCATCATGAAGGTCATTGAGGGCAAGGGAGGCTTTGAGCGCGGCCTGGTGTCCCCGCGCAAATCCGTGCTCACAAAGGGTTTACGCGAGCCGACCAGGACCTTCAGGGCGAGGTTTGGCGATGAGactggcgagggcgagctcaagcAAGTCTTCAACTACCGCCCTCGTGGGTCTCAATCCCCAAGCTTTGAGATTGAAACCGATGACGACTCTGCGGAGTGGGAGGAGATGAGAGACGACCTGAAGGGTCtcccagcaccagcaccgtCGACGCTCAACACCTCGCCCATCGCGCCATTCAGCGTCCTTCCTCCTGTGGAGGCGACTCCTGCACCGATCCCCGCACCCTCTGTCCTCTCAGCAGCCTCCAGCAGCACAAGTGACGCCGACATTCCGGAATGGAAGAAGAACCGCATCCTCATGGGCAAGGGTGGAGGAACCTCTGCCCTTGGTGGCGAGAACCTCAGCATGGCGGCGCCCCAGTTACcagagggcggcgccgactcgaAGCACGGAGGCGTTGGTCTGGGCCGCCCTGCCCGTGTCCGCTCGTCTGTCGGCCCGTTGAGCGAGCTGCGCCAGTTACCTACCGCTCCGCGCGCCTCTCTGAGTGCTTCAAACCTCATGAAACCAACGGCAGCGTCAGCCGCGCGTTCGACTGCTGCCGAGCTCACATCGTCGCCTGGAGCTGGCAACCGCAGACTGTCACTCCGACATGACCGCCAGAAGATTCACGGCAAGGGGCCGTACGCCAGACCATCTCTCATCCCGTCACCTGTTGGCTCGCCCGCCGAGAATGCGGTTCCTGGCAGCAGTACGACTGCCGGTGTGCGGCGAGCCATGGCTGCACCGCGTGGGCGGTCCTCTACAATGGGGCCGCTGCAGACGCTtgcggccgagtcgagcaacgccgctggtgctggtgccgcGGCCCCCGCCACTGGCGCCACGCTCAAGCCCAGGCCGTCGATGCAGAAGCTGGGTGGCGAGAACACGGCCCCGCCTTGGAGGTAG
- the PEX11 gene encoding Peroxisomal membrane protein PMP27 yields MASILAQVILHPKVSQALAVLATTIGRDKLYRLIQYVSRILAWSFARSGATDLASRFDGLKSSLGMGRKLMRVFKPVENLQSALNISQRPFTGITRAETLAQVTQLGRQIAYAIFLGSDSLIWLQFAKFIRLDKDKAARLGQISNKAWFIGLVLSLVSSGASLVNLRHQSRRFALQSEVSRREGGEKGPDQAAAEEAERRKQGRALLAQRQTLLSQIVTDAFDIWIPSNNLGYSHLSEGAVGLLGATTSYMALQKVWNKHGAAVVAKLA; encoded by the exons aTGGCCTCCATCCTCGCCCAGGTCATCCTCCACCCCAAGGTGTCccaggccctcgccgtcctcgccaccactATCGGTCGCGACAAG CTCTACCGTCTCATCCAGTATGTTTCGCGCATCCTCGCGTGGTCGTTtgcgcgcagcggcgcgaccgaCCTTGCCTCGCGGTTTGACGGCCTCAAGAGCTCCCTCGGCATGGGCCGCAAGT TGATGCGCGTCTTCAAGCCCGTCGAGAACCTCCAGTCGGCACTCAACATCTCGCAGCGCCCCTT CACCGGCATCACCCGCGCCGAGACCCTCGCGCAGGTCACCCAGCTCGGTCGCCAGATTGCCTACGCCATCTTCCTGGGCAGCGACTCGCTCATCTGGCTCCAGTTCGCCAAGTTCATTCGTCTTGACAAGGA CAaggccgcccgcctcggccagATCTCCAACAAGGCCTGGTTCATCGGCCTTGTCCTctcgctcgtctcgtcggGCGCTTCGCTCGTCAACCTCCGCCACCAGTCGCGCCGCTTTGCCCTCCAGTCCGAGGTCTCGCGCAGGGAAGGCGGCGAGAAGGGTCCCgaccaggccgccgccgaggaggcggagcgccGCAAGCAGGGCCGTGCTCTTCTTGC CCAGAGGCAGACCCTCCTCTCCCAGATTGTCACCGACGCGTTCGACATCTGGATCCCCTCCAACAACCTTGGCTACTCGCACCTCAGCGAGGGTGCTGTCGGTCTTCTCGG TGCCACCACATCGTACATGGCCCTGCAGAAGGTCTGGAACAAGCACGGCGCTGCCGTTGTCGCCAAGCTGGCGTAG
- the LEUA gene encoding 3-isopropylmalate dehydratase, with product MAAPRTLYDKVFDDHVVRSGDGDTLIYIDRHLVHEVTSPQAFEGLRNAGRKVRRTDCTLATVDHNIPTISRKSFKNVGTFITESDSRAQVVALEDNVKAFGLTYFGMSDRRQGIVHIIGPEQGFTLPGTTVVCGDSHTSTHGAFGALAFGIGTSEVEHVLATQTLPQAKSKNMRISVEGTLPEGVASKDIVLHIIGVIGTAGGTGAVIEFAGSAIRALSMEARMSICNMAIEGGARAGMIAPDEITFAYLKGRPLSPPEGPEWDKAEAYWRTLKTDPGAKYDIEVDIKAEDIIPTVTWGTSPQDVVPINGKVPTPSELPANKRGDAEKALKYMGLTAGTPMEEIKVDKVFFGSCTNGRIEDMRSAAKVIVASGKNGGPTHVAEGVYAMVVPGSGLVKQQAEAEGLDVIFKKAGFDWREAGCSMCLGMNPDQLKPGERCASTSNRNFEGRQGAGGRTHLVSPAMATAAALTGKLTDVRKLMGSHVSDDGGIKVTSYYDFLEPLVPAQAVAEEEAAPAAATETAAPAAASAGLPKFTVVKGIAAPMWEANIDTDKIIPKQFLKTLLRTGLGDALFWPARYDVVTGEKIPDFVLNKEPFTKSTLLVCTGDNFGCGSSREHAPWALNDFGIRCVMAPSFGDIFKNNCFKNGMLPLQLPQADLDALYEDASAGLEIAVDLENQQVIRPNGKPPIKFEIDAFRRHCLINGLDDIGLTLANESDISKFEEKRSENWPWLDGIGYAHKGQRVVPLRQKPKKTDW from the exons ATGGCTGCCCCCCGCACCCTCTACGACAAGGTCTTTGACGACCACGTCGTCCGCTCCGGTGACGGCGACACCCTTATCTACATCGaccgccacctcgtccacgaGGTCACTTCCCCCCAGGCGTTCGAGGGCCTCCGTAACGCCGGCCGCAAGGTCCGCCGTACCGACTGCACCCTCGCGACTGTCGACCACAACATTCC CACCATCTCGCGTAAGAGCTTCAAGAACGTCGGAACCTTCATCACCGAGAGCGACTCGCGTGCCcaggtcgtcgccctcgaggacaaTGTCAAGGCCTTTGGCCTCACCTACTTTGGCATGAGCGACAGGCGCCAGGGTATCGTCCACATTATTGGCCCCGAGCAGGGCTTCACCCTCCCCGGTACCACTGTTGTGTGCGGTGACTCGCACACCTCCACCCACGGTGCCTTTGGCGCCCTTGCGTTCGGTATCGGCAcctccgaggtcgagcacgtcctcgCTACCCAGACCCTCCCCCAGGCCAAGTCCAAGAACATGCGCATCAGCGTCGAGGGAACCCTCCCCGAGGGTGTCGCCTCCAAGGACATTGTCCTCCACATTATCGGTGTGATTGGTACCGCTGGTGGAACCGGCGCTGTTATCGAGTTTGCCGGCTCGGCTATTCGCGCTCTCTCCATGGAGGCCCGCATGTCGATCTGCAACATGGCGATCGagggtggtgcgcgcgccggcatGATCGCCCCTGACGAGATCACCTTTGCCTACCTCAAGGGCCGTCCCCTCTCGCCTCCCGAGGGCCCCGAGTgggacaaggccgaggctTACTGGCGTACCCTCAAGACCGACCCCGGAGCCAAGTACGACATTGAGGTTGacatcaaggccgaggacatTATCCCCACCGTCACCTGGGGTACCTCGCCCCAGGACGTTGTCCCCATCAACGGCAAGGTCCCCACCCCCTCCGAGCTCCCCGCCAacaagcgcggcgacgccgagaaggcccTTAAGTACATGGGCCTCACTGCCGGTACCCCCATGGAGGAGATCAAGGTCGACAAGGTCTTCTTCGGCTCGTGCACCAACGGCCGTATCGAGGACAtgcgctcggccgccaagGTCATTGTCGCCTCGGGCAAGAACGGTGGCCCCAcccacgtcgccgagggtgtCTACGCCATGGTCGTCCCCGGCTCGGGTCTGGtcaagcagcaggccgaggctgagggTCTCGACGTCATCTTCAAGAAGGCTGGCTTTGACTGGCGTGAGGCTGGTTGCTCCATGTGCCTCGGCATGAACCCCGACCAGCTCAAGCCCGGAGAGCGgtgcgcctcgacctcgaacCGTAACTTCGAGGGTCGCCAGGGTGCCGGTGGCCGTACCCACCTTGTTTCGCCCGCcatggccaccgccgctgcccttaCCGGCAAGCTCACCGACGTCCGCAAGCTCATGGGCTCGCACGTTTCCGACGACGGAGGCATCAAGGTCACCTCGTACTACGACTTCCTTGAGCCCCTTGTTCCCGcccaggccgtcgccgaggaggaggctgcccctgccgccgccaccgagaccgctgcccccgccgctgcctcggctGGTCTCCCCAAGTTCACTGTCGTGAAGGGTATCGCCGCCCCCATGTGGGAGGCCAACATTGACACCGACAAGATCATCCCCAAGCAGTTCCTCAAGACTCTGCTCCGCACTGGTCTTGGTGACGCCCTCTTCTGGCCCGCTCGTTACGACGTTGTCACTGGCGAGAAGATCCCCGACTTTGTCCTCAACAAGGAGCCCTTCACCAAGTCGACCCTCCTCGTCTGCACGGGTGACAACTTCGGCTGTGGTTCGTCGCGTGAGCACGCCCCCTGGGCCCTCAACGACTTCGGCATCCGCTGTGTCATGGCTCCCTCGTTTGGTGACATTTTCAAGAACAACTGCTTCAAGAACGGCATGCTTCCCCTCCAGCTCCCCCAGGCTGACCTTGACGCCCTCTACGAGGACGCCTCGGCTGGCCTCGAGATTgctgtcgacctcgagaacCAGCAGGTCATCCGCCCCAACGGCAAGCCTCCCATCAAGTTTGAGATTGACGCCTTCCGTCGCCACTGCCTCAtcaacggcctcgacgacattggcctcaccctcgccaaCGAGTCGGACATCTCCAAGTTTGAGGAGAAGCGCTCCGAGAACTGGCCCTGGCTCGACGGAATCGGCTACGCCCACAAGGGCCAGCGCGTTGTTCCCCTGCGCCAGAAGCCCAAGAAGACGGACTGGTAa
- the bioF gene encoding 8-amino-7-oxononanoate synthase — translation MSHLDNRLDGLLELRKAKGRFRKLREYDTSRGSGLTDFSSNDYLSLTTSEELRADYLKRLNDTDVILGSTGSRLLSGCTPAHSHLENRLCEHFGAPAALLFNSGWDANVSFFGFVPQPGDWVVFDELVHASVHSGMRGSRVPTSRRLQFAHNDPESLAAVLRKIAAQPSSSAAPPTIFLALEALYSMDGDFAPIPTLLDVFDQHVSREQQCVIVDEAHTTGVYGSQGRGIVHQLKEGAGRDDGRVTVRLMTFGKGVGCSGSVLLASETVRSFLINFARPFIFSTALPVSTVLALESAWDLLSSDAGKRKRDDLASIVSYFQELLAPVLERTPPELLRLPDPTPTPFPAAPAGLGSHPHSPIHGLLSPTPHALSAFLLNRGFIVRPVVPPTVPPGGERVRVCLRAGHSREEIKALVSAVAEWVDSGAAEAEAAKAGRPLRARL, via the exons ATGTCACATCTCGACAACCGCTTGGACGGCCTCCTCGAATTGCGCAAGGCAAAGGGCCGCTTCCGAAAGCTTAGAGAATACGACACGAGTCGCGGCTCTGGCCTCACAGACTTT tCATCCAATGACTACCTCTCGTTGACGACCAGCGAAGAGCTCCGCGCCGACTATCTGAAACGCTTGAACGACACCGACGTTATTCTCGGCTCGACAGGCTCACGTCTGCTCAGTGGCTGCACGCCGGCTCACTCGCACCTCGAGAACCGGCTGTGTGAGCACTTcggagcgccggcggcgctgctgttCAACTCGGGATGGGACGCAAACGTCTCCTTCTTCGGCTTTGTGCCCCAGCCCGGTGATTGGGTCGTGTTCGACGAGCTCGTTCACGCGAGCGTGCACTCGGGCATGCGGGGGTCGAGGGTGCCCACATCGCGGCGGCTACAGTTTGCCCACAACGACCCGGAATCCCTCGCAGCCGTGTTGCGCAAGATTGCGGCccagccgagctcgtcggccgccccGCCTACCATCTTCCTCGCACTGGAAGCGCTGTACTCGATGGACGGGGACTTTGCACCCATTcccaccctcctcgacgtcttTGATCAACATGTCTCCCGCGAACAGCAGTGTGTCATTGTCGACGAAGCACACACGACCGGCGTGTACGGCAGCCAGGGCCGGGGCATCGTCCAccagctcaaggagggcgctgggcgggacGATGGGCGGGTCACTGTCCGTCTCATGACCTTTGGCAAGGGTGTTGGGTGTTCCGGctccgtcctcctcgcctcggaGACGGTCAGGAGCTTCCTCATCAACTTTGCCAGGCCGTTCATCTTCTCGACGGCATTGCCAGTGTCGACGGTACTTGCCCTCGAGTCGGCATGGGACTTGTTGTCAAGTGACGCTGGGAAGAGG AaacgcgacgacctcgcctccATCGTTTCCTATTTCCAGGAGCTACTCGCGCCGGTGCTCGAACGAACGCCACCAGAGCTACTCCGCCTTCCCGACCCAACACCCACGCCGTtcccagcagccccagcgGGACTAGGCTCGCATCCGCACTCGCCTATCCACGGCCTCCTCTCACCCACGCCCCACGCACTGTCTGCCTTCCTCCTCAACCGCGGTTTCATCGTGCGACCCGTGGTGCCGCCTACCGTGCCGCCGGGTGGTGAGCGCGTCCGCGTCTGCCTCCGTGCCGGTCACTCGCGCGAGGAAATCAAGGCGCTTGTCTCGGCTGTGGCCGAGTGGGTTGACTCTGGCGCTGCCGAGGCAGAGGCCGCAAAAGCTGGCCGGCCATTGCGGGCCAGGCTGTAG
- the amt1_0 gene encoding Ammonium transporter 1: MVNLTYGILIPNPDGTYTMDIKGTDIISTLKGETSVYDPGDIAWVLTCAALIILMLPGLGYLYSGLSRRKNALQLLFLSMVSLAIVSFQWFFIGYSLVFSETGGKFFGDGRNVGFRRVLERPIPESNGRLPEIVFATYQMMFANLVPAVLLGAAAERSRTLPAMIFIFCWTTLVYDMLAHWIWSVNGWANTWGVLDYAGGVPVEIASGVGGLAYSYFIGKRRGYGTERVMFKPSNVSSITLGTVLLWVGWMGFNGGSCFAASLKAAMAVFVTNLAGAVGAITWLIMDFRLERKWSMVGFCTGAIAGLVAITPAAGYVGAPAGALIGLVSAVVSNLATRLKASMRVDDPMDIFAVHALAGVVGCLMTGIFAQSSVAANDGFSVIDGGWLNGHWVQFAKQLAWVAVGFAWTFVVTILIMFFINLIPGCKFRASEEAEIVGMDEVEHDEYIADYAFFRRDLEGNGPMRPEHWIVHEDTLERRRSRRDPSEARGRSRQPARDLHDLHESHEETGSEAGPTAAPSSDSSTADENEKTARDPAHVVAVPASIEHEKTVSHPAYTS, translated from the exons ATGGTCAACCTCACCTACGGCATCCTGATACCCAACCCAGATGGGACATATACCATGGACATCAAGGGCACAGACATCATCTCGACACTCAAGGGCGAGACTTCGG TCTATGACCCAGGAGACATTGCGTGGGTCTTGACATGCGCTGCCTTGATTATTCTCATG CTTCCCGGACTTGGTTACCTCTACTCTGGTCTCTCAAGAAGGAAGAATGCACTGCAGCTCCTCTTCCTGTCCATGGTGTCGCTCGCCATTGTCTCGTTCCAGTGGTTCTTTATCGGATACTCGCTCGTGTTTAGCGAGACGGGAGGCAAGTTCTTTGGTGACGGTCG CAATGTCGGCTTCCGTCGTGTTCTCGAGCGCCCCATTCCCGAGTCCAACGGCCGCCTCCCTGAGATTGTCTTTGCCACCTACCAGATGATGTTCGCCAACCTCGTGCCCGCAGTGCTTCTCGGTGCCGCGGCTGAGCGCTCTCGCACCTTGCCCGCCATGATCTTCATCTTCTGCTGGACCACTCTTGTGTACGACATGCTTGCCCACTGGATCTGGAGTGTCAACGGCTGGGCCAACACCTGGGGTGTCCTCGACTACGCCGGTGGCGTTCCCGTCGAGATCGCTTCgggtgtcggcggccttgcctACTCGTACTTTATCGGAAAGCGTCGCGGTTACGGTACCGAGCGCGTCATGTTCAAGCCTTCCAACGTGTCGTCGATTACTCTTGGTACCGTCCTTCTTTGGGTCGGCTGGATGGGCTTCAACGGCGGCTCGTGCTTTGCTGCTtcgctcaaggccgccatGGCCGTCTTTGTGACCAACCTTGCTGGTGCGGTCGGTGCCATCACCTGGCTCATTATGGACTTCCGTCTTGAGCGCAAGTGGTCCATGGTTGGTTTCTGCACCGGTGCCATTGCCGGCCTGGTCGCCAtcacccccgccgctggATACGTCGGTGCCCCCGCTGGCGCCCTCATTGGCCTCGTTTCCGCCGTTGTTTCCAACTTGGCGACCCGCCTCAAGGCCTCGatgcgcgtcgacgacccgATGGATATCTTCGCTGTCCACGCCCTTGCCGGTGTTGTCGGCTGCCTCATGACTGGTATCTTTGCCCAGtcgtccgtcgccgccaacgacggcTTCTCGGTGATTGACGGTGGATGGCTCAACGGTCACTGGGTCCAGTTTGCCAAGCAGCTTGCCTGGGTTGCTGTTGGTTTCGCCTGGACGTTTGTGGTCACCATCCTCATCATGTTCTTCATCAACCTCATCCCCGGCTGCAAGTTCCGCGCgtccgaggaggccgagattGTCGGTatggacgaggtcgagcacgacgagtACATTGCCGACTACGCCTTCTTCCGCCGTGACCTCGAGGGCAACGGACCCATGCGCCCCGAGCACTGGATCGTCCACGAGGACAcccttgagcgccgccgctcgcgccgcgaccccagcgaggcgcgcggacgctcccgccagcccgcccgcGACCTGCACGACTTGCACGAGTCGCACGAGGAGACGGGTTCCGAAGCCggccccaccgccgctccCTCATCCGACTCGAGCACTGCCGATGAGAATGAGAAGACGGCTCGGGATCCTGCCCACGTTGTTGCCGTTCCCGCCAGCATTGAACACGAGAAGACCGTGTCGCATCCAGCATACACCAGCTAG
- the DUS4L gene encoding tRNA-dihydrouridine(20a/20b) synthase [NAD(P)+]-like, whose protein sequence is MTYDPEDETPWAALPAPEVLPVQRMLEEFDVVNVLAPLVRCSKLPFRHLVSLYETHVTTTPMILAEEFSRSQLARVSDFSTSANERGVFWMEPRGRGLDFASLSLDSHPEDVEDAAAAPGPSRPPHKTYYVPPPHTRLPPTATPPTKHSRLVRGALLAQMASPNAASLADAAELVAPHVDGLDINCGCPQRWAYAEGIGCALLRKPELVADMVKTVHDRLGHGFPVSIKIRVDDDPRATETLVRNALAVGVSHITIHGRTRHQASTEPVSLPAIKFAVDLVRGEVPTVANGDLWELADAEKMRRETGVNGTMAARGLLANPALFAGYATTPQHAVENFVNLSDDYGFIFSLFHRHLAYMLEAHMYKPEKTYFNALASSVQVIDYLSGRGLDFVTPRKVPMWDASRGYSLLA, encoded by the exons ATGACCTACGACCCGGAAGACGAGACGCCATGGGCCGCCCTCCCGGCGCCCGAGGTGCTGCCGGTGCAGCGCATGCTGGAGGAGTTTGACGTCGTGAACGTCCTTGCGCCGCTCGTGCGGTGTTCCAAGC tCCCCTTCCGCCACCTCGTGTCTCTGTACGAAACGCACGTCACCACAACGCCGATGATCCTCGCGGAGGAGTTCAGCCGGTCGCAGCTGGCGCGGGTGAGCGACTTTTCGACGAGCGCgaacgagcgcggcgtgttCTGGATGGAGCCGCGAGGCCGGGGGCTGGACTtcgcgtcgctgtcgctcgactcgcaccCCGAAGATGTCGAggatgccgccgcggctcctgggccctcgcgcccgccaCACAAGACGTACTACGTCCCACCGCCCCATacccgcctgccgccgacagcgacgccgcccacAAAACACTCGCGCCTCGTGCGCGGCGCTTTGCTCGCGCAAATGGCCTCTCCCAACGCCGCGAGCCTCGCGGACGCCGCGGAGCTAGTCGCGCCCCacgtcgacgggctcgacaTCAACTGCGGCTGTCCGCAGCGCTGGGCGtacgccgagggcatcgggtgtgcgctgctgcgcaagcccgagctcgtcgcggacATGGTGAAGACGGTGCACGATCGCCTCGGGCACGGGTTTCCGGTCAGCATCAAGatccgcgtcgacgacgacccgcgcgcGACCGAGACGCTGGTGCGTaacgcgctcgcggtcggcgtGAGCCATATCACGATCCACGGGCGCACGCGCCACCAGGCGAGTACGGAGCCGGTCAGCTTGCCCGCGATCAAGTTTGCCGTCGACCTGGTTCGCGGGGAGGTGCCGACTGTCGCGAATGGCGATTTGTGGGAGTTGGCGGACGCGGAGAAGATGCGCAGGGAGACGGGGGTGAATGGGACTATGGCGGCCAGGGGGCTGCTCGCGAA CCCGGCGCTGTTTGCTGGCTACGCCACGACACCacagcacgccgtcgagaacTTTGTCAACCTCTCCGACGACTACGGCTTCATCTTTTCTCTCTT ccaccgccacctcgcgTACATGCTCGAGGCGCACATGTACAAGCCGGAAAAGACATACTTTAACGCCCTCGCCAGCTCGGTGCAGGTCATCGACTACTTGTCTGGCCGTGGCCTGGACTTTGTAACGCCCCGCAAGGTGCCCATGTGGGATGCCTCGCGGGGCTACTCACTCCTGGCGTAG
- the pam18 gene encoding Mitochondrial import inner membrane translocase subunit tim14, whose amino-acid sequence MASPLVLGLGVLGAAFGGRVAYQMFRGGARGADKWVKGGFKGKMDKAEAIAVLGLKEPLTSAKLKEHHRRLMLANHPDRGGSPYLAGKVNEAKALLDKQVRK is encoded by the exons ATGGCCTCGCCTCTCGTTCTCGGTCTCGGAGTCCTCGGTGCCGCTttcggcggccgcgtcgcgtaCCAGATGTtccggggcggcgcgcgcggcgccgacaagtGGGTCAAGGGCGGCTTCAAGGGCAAGAtggacaaggccgaggcgattGCCGTGCTGGGTTTGAA GGAGCCCCTCACCtccgccaagctcaaggagcaccaccgccgcttGATGCTTGCCA ACCACCCAGACCGAGGAGGCAGCCCGTACCTCGCAGGCAAGGTCAACGAAGCCAAGGCGCTGCTTGA CAAGCAGGTCCGCAAGTAG